AAGTCGCGGGCGCGCATGCTCGCCGCCTCGAGGTACGTCCCGACGCGCTGTTCCGGGTCGAGGCTGGCGAGGTGGTCGTGGTGGGCGTCGAGCAGCAGCGAGCCGAGGCCCTGGCCCTGTCGGCCGGGGCGCACCGCGAGGATCATCAGCCACTGGTGCGCGCCGCGATCGAACGGGTGGCGCGCGTGCAGGGCCTGGTGGAACGCGAAGTCGCGCTCGGCCAGGTCGTCGATGCGTGTCAGGCGGTGGTCGAGCTCGACTTCGGGCAGGCCCTCGGCCGGTACGGGCATCCACAGCGCCACCGCCGCGCCCTCGCCGATCGCGTAAACCGTGCCCTGCTCGAGCGCGTCCTCGACGGCGAGTCGGAAGTAGG
This genomic window from Actinospica robiniae DSM 44927 contains:
- a CDS encoding GNAT family N-acetyltransferase, translating into MTRATTEGAATPAIISPSRRDAPVLGHTIATAFHSLPASQYLVPDPERRRNVYGAYFRLAVEDALEQGTVYAIGEGAAVALWMPVPAEGLPEVELDHRLTRIDDLAERDFAFHQALHARHPFDRGAHQWLMILAVRPGRQGQGLGSLLLDAHHDHLASLDPEQRVGTYLEAASMRARDFYRSRHGYFDVGDPIELPNRSLMYPMWREPHSATS